The following are from one region of the Hymenobacter radiodurans genome:
- the nusG gene encoding transcription termination/antitermination protein NusG, which produces MGELKWYVVRSVSGQEKKAKQYLETELGRHNLTEMVPQVLIPIEKVFEMRNGKKRVRERNLYPGYIIIHADLTHGEVDHIITSTPGVIGWVGDKDSKTASSKPAPLHISEVNRILGIVDEQEEQTASLETPFITGELVKVIDGAFSGFSGTVSEVFEERKKLNVIVKIFGRSTPMELSYTQVEKES; this is translated from the coding sequence ATGGGAGAATTGAAGTGGTATGTAGTTCGCTCTGTGAGCGGACAAGAAAAGAAAGCTAAGCAATATCTGGAAACGGAGCTTGGCCGACACAATCTGACGGAAATGGTACCACAAGTGCTAATTCCTATTGAGAAAGTGTTCGAAATGCGTAATGGTAAGAAGCGTGTTCGGGAGCGTAACCTGTACCCAGGTTATATTATTATCCATGCCGATCTGACCCACGGTGAGGTTGATCATATCATCACTAGCACTCCAGGAGTCATTGGTTGGGTAGGCGATAAGGACAGTAAGACTGCTTCCAGCAAACCCGCCCCGCTACACATCTCAGAAGTTAACCGCATTCTGGGCATTGTAGATGAACAGGAGGAGCAAACCGCATCCCTAGAGACTCCTTTCATTACTGGTGAGCTAGTAAAAGTGATTGACGGCGCATTCAGTGGTTTCTCGGGTACAGTTTCCGAGGTATTTGAAGAGCGTAAGAAGCTTAACGTAATCGTTAAAATCTTCGGTCGTAGCACTCCAATGGAGTTAAGTTACACTCAAGTAGAAAAAGAATCATAG
- the rplK gene encoding 50S ribosomal protein L11: MAKEIRGYLRLQIKGGAANPSPPVGPALGSKGLNIMEFCKQFNARTQDKAGQVCPVLITMYTDKSFDFVVKTPPAPVLLLEAAKIQSGSKEPNRNKVGSVTWDQVRQIAETKMTDLNAFKIESAMKLVAGTARSMGITVKGDSPFAN; this comes from the coding sequence ATGGCCAAAGAAATTAGAGGTTATCTGCGATTGCAGATAAAGGGAGGCGCCGCGAATCCTTCGCCGCCGGTTGGACCTGCACTTGGTAGCAAAGGCCTTAACATCATGGAGTTTTGCAAGCAGTTCAATGCTCGCACCCAGGATAAGGCCGGCCAAGTATGTCCCGTTTTGATCACCATGTACACCGACAAGTCATTTGACTTCGTGGTGAAAACGCCCCCCGCGCCGGTATTGCTGCTCGAAGCTGCAAAAATCCAAAGTGGGTCGAAGGAGCCTAACCGTAATAAGGTAGGCTCGGTTACTTGGGATCAGGTGCGCCAGATTGCTGAAACCAAAATGACTGACCTCAACGCATTTAAAATTGAGTCAGCTATGAAGCTTGTGGCTGGTACAGCCCGTAGCATGGGTATCACTGTCAAGGGCGATTCTCCCTTTGCAAACTAA
- the rplA gene encoding 50S ribosomal protein L1: MAKVSKKRKEALAKHDLTQVRSLVEAAKIVKDITYTKFDSSVDIDVRLGVDPRKADQMVRGVATLPHGTGKTVRVLALVTPDKEAEATAAGADFVGLDDYISKIEKGWTDIDVIITMPSVMAKVGRLGRVLGPRGLMPNPKSGTVTTDVAKAVQEVKAGKIDFKVDKTGIIHCSVGKVSFDDNKLAENAFEVIQTLTRLKPSSAKGTYIKSITLSSTMSPAVPVDTTVTSA, encoded by the coding sequence ATGGCAAAAGTTAGCAAAAAACGCAAGGAAGCCCTTGCCAAGCACGACCTGACGCAAGTACGTTCACTGGTTGAGGCAGCGAAAATAGTAAAGGACATCACCTATACTAAGTTCGACTCATCCGTTGACATCGACGTGCGTCTGGGCGTTGACCCCCGTAAAGCTGACCAAATGGTGCGTGGCGTAGCCACATTGCCCCACGGTACCGGCAAAACCGTTCGTGTACTAGCTCTAGTAACGCCCGATAAAGAAGCCGAAGCAACTGCTGCTGGTGCTGACTTTGTTGGTCTTGATGACTATATCTCGAAAATCGAGAAAGGCTGGACTGACATCGACGTGATTATCACGATGCCCTCAGTAATGGCTAAAGTAGGTCGTCTGGGTCGTGTGCTCGGTCCTCGTGGCTTAATGCCCAACCCTAAGTCGGGTACTGTTACCACTGACGTAGCTAAGGCTGTTCAGGAAGTGAAAGCTGGTAAAATCGACTTCAAAGTTGATAAAACTGGCATCATTCACTGCAGCGTAGGCAAAGTATCTTTCGACGACAACAAACTCGCCGAAAATGCTTTCGAGGTAATTCAAACGCTAACGCGTCTGAAGCCTTCATCGGCTAAAGGTACTTACATCAAGAGTATTACGCTTTCGAGCACGATGAGCCCGGCTGTTCCGGTAGACACGACGGTAACTTCCGCCTAA
- the rplJ gene encoding 50S ribosomal protein L10 has product MTREEKQDLVNELSEKFQSHNAFYITDASTMSVAKINDFRRLCFNRGMEYKVYKNTLIRKALDTLGGDTTEMDEALKGQSGILFSKESGNAPAKLLKDFYKQQNYSKTAVPKPALKGAYIDSGVYVGVNQLEMLSTIKGKQELLGEIIGLLQSPAKNVISALSSGGSKLAGILKTLSEKEEVAG; this is encoded by the coding sequence ATGACTCGGGAAGAAAAACAAGACCTCGTCAACGAGTTGAGCGAAAAGTTTCAATCGCACAACGCGTTCTATATCACGGACGCTTCTACAATGTCCGTAGCGAAGATCAACGATTTCCGTCGCCTGTGCTTCAACCGCGGGATGGAGTACAAAGTGTACAAGAACACGTTGATCCGCAAAGCTCTCGATACCCTCGGTGGCGATACCACCGAGATGGATGAGGCTTTGAAAGGCCAATCAGGCATCCTGTTCTCGAAAGAGTCAGGCAATGCACCAGCCAAATTGCTGAAGGATTTCTACAAGCAGCAGAACTACAGCAAAACTGCAGTTCCTAAGCCAGCCCTCAAGGGGGCATATATTGACAGCGGCGTTTATGTCGGTGTTAATCAGCTAGAAATGCTTAGCACTATCAAAGGCAAGCAGGAACTTCTCGGTGAAATCATTGGGTTGCTGCAATCGCCTGCTAAGAATGTTATATCTGCTCTATCGAGTGGCGGCAGCAAACTGGCTGGTATCCTCAAAACACTTTCCGAAAAAGAAGAGGTTGCAGGCTAA
- the rplL gene encoding 50S ribosomal protein L7/L12, whose translation MADLKAFAEQLVSLTVKEVNELATILKDEYGIEPAAAAPVMMAGGGGGAAAEAPEEKTSFDVILKAAGGAKLAVVKLVKDLTGLGLKEAKELVDGAPKPLKEGVTKDEADTLKKQLEEAGAEVEVK comes from the coding sequence ATGGCAGATTTGAAAGCATTCGCTGAGCAGCTCGTTAGCCTGACGGTGAAAGAAGTAAACGAACTGGCTACTATCCTGAAGGACGAGTACGGCATTGAGCCTGCTGCGGCTGCTCCAGTAATGATGGCTGGCGGTGGCGGTGGTGCTGCTGCTGAAGCTCCCGAGGAGAAAACCTCGTTCGACGTAATTTTGAAGGCTGCTGGCGGCGCTAAGCTGGCTGTAGTTAAATTGGTAAAAGACCTGACTGGTCTTGGCTTGAAAGAAGCTAAAGAACTAGTTGATGGTGCTCCTAAGCCTTTGAAAGAAGGTGTTACCAAAGACGAAGCCGACACGCTGAAGAAGCAACTGGAAGAAGCCGGCGCTGAAGTAGAAGTTAAGTAA
- the rpoB gene encoding DNA-directed RNA polymerase subunit beta, with translation MATPKAEALQKAVERINFAKIKKVIEYPDFLDVQLQSFQDFFQLETAAESRADEGLFKVFAENFPISDSRENFVLQFMDYHVDPPKYSVDECIDRGLTYSVPLKAKLRLICNDTDNEDFETIEQEVFLGNIPYMTEKGSFVINGAERVIVSQLHRSPGVFFAQSKHTNGTKLYSARIIPFKGSWIEFATDVNNVMYAYIDRKKKFPVTTLLRAIGYGTDKDILDLFGLSEEVKAEKKSLKKAVGRKLAARVLRTWTEDFVDEDTGEVVSIDRNEVLLERDSTIQEEDIDVILNAGPKSIILHKENVNIADFAIIYNTLQKDNSNSEKEAVEQIYRQLRNTEAPDEETARDIIQKLFFSDKRYDLGDVGRYRINKKLGLDKNWEARVLTNEDIVLIVKYLIGLINSKAVVDDIDHLSNRRVRTVGEQLYAQFGVGLARMARTIKERMNVRDNEDFKPVDLINARTLSSVINSFFGTNQLSQFMDQTNPLAEVTHKRRVSALGPGGLSRERAGFEVRDVHYTHYGRLCTIETPEGPNIGLISSLCVHARVNGMGFIETPYRAVKEGKVDVSHEVKYLTAEEEDTHHIAQANARIDDKGNFLSELVKGRFEGDFPVVEPAEYSYMDVAPNQIVSVAASLIPFLEHDDANRALMGSNMQRQAVPLLRPEAPIVGTGLEGRTAIDSRTLVVAEGDGEIDYVDANKIIVRYDLTAEDVLVSFDAERVSYDLIKFRRTNQDTCINLTPLVKKGQRVTKGEPLCEGYGTNKGELALGRNMQVAFMPWQGYNFEDAIVISERVVRDDIFTSIHIEEFELEVRETKRGEEELTSEIPNVSEEAVRNLDDNGIIRLGAEVKEGDILIGKITPKGETDPTPEEKLLRAIFGDKAGDVKDASLKAPPSLNGVVIGTKLFSRPKKDKNLRAKSKKEVEELKDRYAQELRSVKAVMVDKLVQLLEGKTSQGVKHKFGDEILSKGVKFGKKNVTEALFPEKNPYKDESNYAVPEEVNMFKDLILENWTADEKVNSMLLQLVKNYAKRRNTITARFKRDRFTLEVGDELPAGIVQLAKVYIAKKRKLKVGDKMAGRHGNKGVVARIVRDEDMPFLADGTPMDIVLNPLGVPSRMNIGQIYETVLGWAGLKLGRTYATPIFDGATEEEVSRELAEAGLPHFGRSYLHDGLTGQQFDQPVTVGVIYMLKLGHLVDDKMHARSIGPYSLITQQPLGGKAQFGGQRFGEMEVWALEAFGASNVLQEILTVKSDDVVGRAKAYEAIVKGDVLPKPNIPESFNVLIHELRGLALEITLD, from the coding sequence TTGGCTACACCGAAAGCAGAGGCTTTGCAGAAAGCCGTTGAGCGAATCAATTTCGCCAAGATTAAAAAAGTTATCGAGTATCCGGATTTCTTGGACGTGCAGTTGCAGTCGTTCCAAGATTTCTTCCAGTTGGAGACTGCGGCCGAAAGCCGTGCCGATGAAGGCCTGTTCAAGGTGTTTGCGGAGAACTTCCCAATCTCGGACTCGCGCGAGAATTTTGTGCTACAGTTTATGGATTACCACGTCGACCCGCCGAAATATTCGGTCGACGAGTGTATTGACCGTGGCTTGACTTACTCCGTACCGTTGAAAGCTAAGCTCCGTCTTATTTGCAACGATACGGATAACGAAGATTTTGAGACGATTGAGCAGGAAGTGTTTTTGGGAAATATCCCTTACATGACCGAAAAGGGCTCTTTTGTGATCAACGGTGCCGAGCGTGTTATAGTATCACAATTGCATCGTTCACCAGGTGTGTTCTTTGCGCAGAGCAAGCACACCAACGGTACTAAGCTGTATTCAGCGCGTATCATCCCGTTCAAAGGTTCGTGGATTGAGTTTGCCACAGACGTGAACAACGTGATGTACGCCTACATCGACCGTAAGAAGAAATTTCCGGTAACAACTCTGCTCCGTGCTATCGGCTACGGAACTGACAAAGACATTCTCGACCTGTTTGGTTTGTCGGAGGAGGTAAAGGCAGAGAAGAAAAGCTTGAAGAAGGCAGTAGGCCGTAAGTTGGCTGCTCGGGTTCTACGCACCTGGACTGAAGACTTCGTAGACGAGGATACTGGTGAAGTAGTGTCGATCGATCGTAACGAAGTTCTGTTGGAGCGTGACTCCACTATTCAAGAAGAGGACATCGATGTAATCCTCAACGCGGGCCCCAAGTCCATCATTCTTCATAAGGAGAATGTGAATATTGCGGACTTCGCTATTATTTATAACACCCTACAGAAAGACAACTCCAACTCGGAGAAGGAAGCTGTGGAGCAAATCTATCGTCAGCTCCGTAATACAGAAGCTCCTGACGAAGAAACTGCTCGTGACATCATCCAGAAACTGTTCTTCTCTGATAAGCGCTACGACCTCGGCGACGTTGGTCGTTACCGCATCAATAAGAAACTAGGTCTTGATAAGAACTGGGAAGCCCGGGTATTGACTAACGAGGACATTGTTCTCATTGTCAAGTACCTGATCGGTCTTATTAACTCGAAGGCAGTAGTCGATGATATTGACCACTTGTCTAACCGCCGGGTACGTACGGTAGGGGAGCAGCTTTATGCCCAGTTCGGCGTGGGTTTGGCCCGTATGGCGCGTACTATTAAGGAGCGTATGAACGTGCGCGACAACGAGGACTTTAAGCCAGTTGATCTAATCAACGCTCGTACGTTGTCGTCGGTTATTAACTCCTTCTTCGGTACGAACCAGCTTTCCCAGTTCATGGACCAGACTAACCCATTGGCTGAGGTGACGCACAAGCGTCGCGTATCGGCACTGGGGCCAGGAGGTCTGTCGCGTGAGCGTGCTGGTTTCGAAGTACGTGACGTACACTATACCCACTACGGGCGTCTGTGCACGATCGAAACTCCTGAAGGACCAAACATCGGTCTGATATCTTCACTCTGCGTTCACGCTCGCGTGAATGGTATGGGCTTTATCGAAACTCCTTACCGTGCTGTAAAAGAAGGTAAGGTAGACGTAAGTCATGAGGTGAAGTACCTGACCGCTGAAGAAGAAGACACTCACCACATCGCGCAAGCTAATGCCCGTATTGATGATAAGGGCAACTTCTTGTCAGAATTGGTAAAAGGCCGCTTCGAAGGCGACTTCCCGGTGGTAGAGCCGGCGGAGTACTCTTACATGGACGTTGCGCCAAACCAAATTGTATCGGTAGCTGCCTCGCTGATTCCCTTCTTGGAGCATGATGATGCCAACCGCGCACTGATGGGCTCGAACATGCAACGTCAGGCTGTGCCGCTGCTCCGTCCTGAGGCTCCTATTGTGGGCACAGGCTTGGAAGGTCGTACTGCTATTGACTCACGCACGCTGGTTGTCGCTGAAGGTGATGGTGAAATTGATTATGTAGATGCTAATAAGATCATCGTTCGCTATGATCTGACTGCTGAAGATGTGCTTGTAAGCTTCGATGCCGAGCGAGTGTCATATGATCTGATCAAATTCCGTCGTACTAACCAGGACACTTGCATCAACCTCACGCCGCTGGTGAAGAAAGGTCAGCGCGTAACGAAGGGCGAGCCGCTATGTGAGGGTTATGGCACGAACAAGGGTGAGCTAGCTCTCGGTCGTAACATGCAGGTGGCCTTTATGCCATGGCAAGGCTATAACTTCGAGGATGCCATTGTAATCTCGGAGCGTGTTGTTCGCGACGACATCTTCACTTCTATCCACATTGAGGAATTCGAACTGGAGGTTCGGGAGACGAAGCGTGGTGAGGAAGAGTTGACTTCGGAAATCCCGAACGTGAGCGAAGAAGCTGTTCGTAACCTCGACGACAACGGTATCATCCGTCTGGGCGCAGAGGTGAAGGAAGGCGACATCCTCATCGGTAAGATTACTCCCAAGGGTGAAACTGATCCAACGCCTGAAGAGAAGCTCCTCCGCGCCATCTTTGGTGACAAAGCTGGTGATGTGAAAGACGCTTCGCTTAAGGCGCCGCCATCCTTGAATGGTGTGGTTATCGGTACAAAGCTGTTCTCGCGTCCCAAGAAAGACAAGAATTTACGCGCGAAGTCGAAGAAGGAAGTAGAAGAGTTGAAAGACCGCTATGCCCAAGAGCTTCGTAGTGTGAAGGCAGTAATGGTTGACAAACTGGTGCAGCTTCTAGAGGGTAAAACCTCTCAGGGTGTAAAGCACAAATTTGGCGATGAGATCTTGTCCAAAGGTGTGAAATTCGGTAAGAAGAACGTCACCGAAGCGCTCTTCCCCGAGAAGAACCCTTATAAGGATGAGAGCAACTATGCTGTACCGGAAGAGGTAAACATGTTCAAGGATCTAATCCTAGAGAACTGGACTGCCGATGAGAAAGTGAATAGCATGCTGCTTCAATTGGTGAAAAACTACGCCAAGCGTCGCAACACTATCACGGCTCGTTTCAAGCGCGACCGGTTTACCCTGGAGGTAGGTGATGAACTTCCCGCAGGTATCGTACAGCTGGCCAAAGTATACATTGCCAAGAAGCGCAAGCTGAAGGTGGGGGACAAAATGGCTGGTCGTCACGGTAACAAAGGGGTTGTAGCCCGCATCGTGCGCGATGAGGACATGCCTTTCTTGGCTGATGGTACGCCAATGGATATTGTGCTCAACCCGCTCGGCGTACCAAGCCGGATGAACATCGGTCAGATCTATGAGACTGTACTTGGTTGGGCTGGCTTGAAGCTAGGCCGTACCTACGCTACCCCAATTTTCGATGGTGCTACCGAAGAGGAAGTATCACGTGAGTTGGCAGAAGCTGGACTGCCGCACTTCGGTCGCTCCTACCTACACGATGGTTTAACTGGTCAGCAGTTCGACCAGCCGGTGACCGTGGGCGTTATCTATATGCTGAAACTGGGTCACCTAGTTGATGATAAGATGCACGCTCGTTCTATCGGACCATACTCGCTTATTACCCAGCAGCCGCTAGGTGGTAAAGCACAGTTTGGTGGACAGCGCTTCGGCGAGATGGAAGTGTGGGCGTTGGAGGCCTTCGGTGCGTCGAACGTGCTACAGGAAATCCTGACGGTGAAGTCGGACGACGTTGTCGGCCGGGCCAAAGCGTACGAAGCCATCGTGAAGGGCGACGTGCTACCCAAGCCAAATATCCCTGAGTCATTCAACGTACTTATTCATGAGTTGCGTGGTCTGGCGCTGGAAATCACGCTTGACTAA
- the rpoC gene encoding DNA-directed RNA polymerase subunit beta', which yields MKDWECHCGKYKRIRYKGIICDRCGVEVTEKKVRRERMGHIELVVPVAHIWYFKSLPNKIGYLLGLPTKKLDQIIYYERYVVVQPGVLAEEGVQQLDFLTEDEYLDIIDKLPRENQMLPNEDPNKFIARMGADALQLLLERTNLDELSYSLRDSAAHETSQQRKADALKRLRVVEAFRDAATRIENKPEWMVIRMVPVIPPELRPLVPLDGGRFATSDLNDLYRRVIIRNNRLKRLIEIKAPEVILRNEKRMLQEAVDSLFDNSRKVNAVRAEGNRALKSLSDMLKGKQGRFRQNLLGKRVDYSGRSVIVVGPELKLHECGLPKNMAAELFKPFIIRKLIERGIVKTVKSAKKIVDRKDAVVWDILENVLKGHPVLLNRAPTLHRLGIQAFQPRLIEGKAIQLHPLVCTAFNADFDGDQMAVHVPLGPAAILEASTLMLASHNILNPANGAPIAVPSQDMVLGLYYVTKGKRSTNDEKVQGEGRVFYSDEEVVIAINEGQLSKHAFIKVRTKVRNENDELVTKIIETVAGRVLFNQLVPEEVGFVDELLTKKKLQQIISLVFKRTGMARTAQFLDDIKTLGFQSAYKGGLSMGLGDIQIPKEKDALIAQAQADVVAVTQNYQMGLITDNERYNQVIDIWTRINNQITETLMGRLEKENQGFNSIYMMMHSGARGSREQIRQLGGMRGLMAKPQKSLQGSVGEIIENPILSNFKEGLDVIEYFISTHGARKGLADTALKTADAGYLTRRLVDVSQDVIVNEVDCGTLRGLEVSALKDNEDIVESLAERILGRVAVHNVVNPLNDEIILAAGEEITEEITRLIDNTAIETVEIRSVLTCESKRGICAKCYGRNLSSGRMVQKGEAVGVIAAQSIGEPGTQLTLRTFHVGGTASNIAVEASIRAKFAGTVEFEDIRTVATTTDEGVKGKVVMGRSGEVRIVDSATGKVFISNHVPYGSFLIVDEGQQVEKGDELCNWDPYNAVILSEFDGTVQYDAITEGITYREESDEQTGHREKVIIESKAKDQNPSIIVRAGKKGDTEGQKGYSIPVGSHLNVENGDKIKAGHILAKIPRAIGKTRDITGGLPRVTELFEARNPSNPAVVSEIDGVVTYGTVKRGNREIFIESKDGVKKKYMVPLSKHILVQDNDFIRAGMPLSDGAITPSDILSIQGPGAVQEYLVNEIQEVYRLQGVKINDKHIEVVVRQMMQKVVILDAGDTTFLENQVIDKIVFMEENDTIIDMKVVTDAGDSTELKPGQIVSARRLRDENSSLKRRDLKLVEVRDAQPSVSRPTLQGITQASLGTQSFISAASFQETTKVLSEAAIRGKADELLGLKENVIVGHLIPAGTGLREYTRQVVGSKEEMEAAAAAPKADTETKRPARASKREASIQE from the coding sequence GTGAAGGATTGGGAGTGCCACTGCGGCAAATACAAGCGCATCCGTTACAAGGGCATTATCTGCGACCGTTGCGGCGTAGAGGTAACTGAGAAGAAGGTGCGTCGGGAGCGTATGGGCCACATCGAACTGGTGGTGCCTGTTGCTCACATCTGGTATTTCAAGTCCTTGCCCAATAAAATTGGTTACTTGCTGGGCTTGCCTACTAAGAAGCTCGACCAGATTATCTACTACGAGCGCTATGTGGTAGTTCAGCCTGGCGTATTAGCCGAAGAAGGCGTACAGCAGCTCGACTTCCTCACCGAAGACGAGTACCTGGACATCATTGATAAACTCCCCCGCGAGAATCAGATGCTGCCCAACGAAGACCCGAACAAATTCATTGCCCGTATGGGTGCGGATGCGCTGCAACTTCTATTGGAGCGTACCAACCTCGACGAGCTTTCTTATAGCCTCCGCGACTCTGCCGCGCACGAGACTTCGCAGCAGCGTAAAGCTGATGCGTTAAAGCGTTTGCGTGTAGTAGAAGCTTTCCGCGACGCGGCTACTCGTATCGAGAACAAGCCTGAGTGGATGGTGATTCGTATGGTGCCGGTAATTCCACCGGAACTTCGTCCACTTGTTCCATTGGATGGGGGGCGTTTTGCTACTTCCGACCTGAATGATCTGTATCGTCGTGTTATTATTCGTAACAACCGCCTCAAGCGCCTAATAGAAATTAAGGCTCCTGAAGTGATTCTGCGGAACGAGAAGCGCATGCTGCAGGAAGCTGTAGACTCGCTCTTCGACAACTCGCGTAAGGTGAACGCCGTGCGCGCTGAAGGTAACCGTGCGCTGAAGTCATTGTCTGATATGCTGAAAGGCAAGCAGGGCCGCTTCCGTCAGAACTTGCTCGGTAAGCGTGTTGACTACTCTGGCCGTTCGGTTATTGTGGTTGGTCCTGAGCTGAAGCTGCACGAGTGCGGTCTGCCCAAGAACATGGCAGCTGAGCTGTTTAAGCCCTTCATTATCCGCAAGCTCATTGAGCGCGGTATCGTGAAAACGGTGAAATCAGCGAAGAAGATTGTTGATCGTAAGGACGCTGTAGTGTGGGATATCTTGGAGAACGTGCTGAAAGGCCATCCAGTTCTGCTCAACCGTGCTCCTACCTTGCACCGCTTAGGTATTCAGGCATTCCAGCCTCGTTTGATCGAGGGTAAAGCTATCCAGTTACACCCGCTTGTTTGTACGGCATTTAACGCTGACTTTGACGGTGACCAGATGGCTGTGCACGTTCCGCTTGGACCGGCCGCTATTCTGGAGGCTTCAACGTTGATGTTGGCTTCGCACAACATTCTGAATCCAGCCAACGGCGCACCCATCGCGGTACCGTCGCAGGACATGGTACTCGGTCTGTATTATGTGACCAAAGGCAAGCGCAGCACTAATGACGAGAAAGTACAGGGCGAAGGTCGTGTATTCTACTCGGATGAGGAAGTTGTTATTGCTATCAACGAAGGTCAGCTTTCGAAGCACGCCTTTATCAAGGTGCGTACGAAAGTGCGGAACGAGAACGATGAGCTTGTTACCAAGATCATCGAGACCGTAGCTGGCCGCGTTCTGTTCAACCAGCTAGTTCCTGAGGAAGTAGGTTTCGTTGACGAACTATTGACTAAGAAGAAGCTGCAGCAGATCATCTCGCTCGTGTTTAAGCGTACGGGCATGGCTCGCACGGCCCAGTTCCTCGACGACATCAAGACGCTGGGTTTCCAGTCGGCTTACAAAGGTGGTTTGTCGATGGGTCTGGGTGATATTCAGATTCCAAAGGAGAAGGATGCTCTTATCGCGCAGGCTCAGGCCGACGTGGTAGCAGTAACCCAGAACTACCAGATGGGTCTGATTACCGATAACGAGCGTTACAACCAGGTTATTGACATTTGGACGCGTATCAACAATCAGATCACAGAGACACTCATGGGCCGCCTCGAAAAGGAGAACCAGGGGTTCAACTCGATCTACATGATGATGCACTCCGGTGCTCGTGGCTCGCGTGAGCAGATTCGTCAGCTCGGCGGTATGCGGGGTCTGATGGCTAAGCCACAGAAGTCGCTGCAAGGCTCGGTTGGTGAGATCATCGAAAACCCGATTCTGTCCAACTTCAAAGAAGGTCTGGACGTTATTGAGTACTTCATCTCGACTCACGGTGCTCGTAAAGGTCTGGCAGATACTGCACTGAAAACGGCTGACGCCGGCTACCTGACTCGTCGTCTGGTAGACGTATCCCAGGACGTTATTGTAAACGAGGTGGATTGCGGTACTCTCCGTGGTCTAGAGGTTTCGGCCTTGAAGGACAATGAGGACATCGTTGAATCTTTGGCTGAGCGCATCCTCGGTCGTGTGGCAGTTCACAACGTTGTGAATCCGCTGAATGACGAGATAATCTTGGCTGCTGGCGAAGAAATCACCGAAGAAATCACTCGCTTAATTGACAACACCGCTATTGAAACGGTGGAAATCCGTTCGGTACTGACCTGTGAGTCGAAGCGTGGTATTTGCGCCAAGTGTTACGGTCGTAACCTGTCTTCTGGCCGCATGGTACAGAAAGGTGAGGCTGTTGGTGTAATTGCTGCTCAGTCTATTGGTGAGCCTGGTACTCAGCTTACCCTGCGTACCTTCCACGTAGGTGGTACGGCTTCGAATATTGCCGTTGAAGCTAGCATCCGTGCTAAGTTCGCTGGTACTGTCGAGTTCGAAGATATTCGTACAGTAGCTACTACCACCGACGAAGGTGTGAAGGGAAAAGTAGTAATGGGTCGCTCAGGCGAAGTTCGGATTGTAGATTCTGCTACGGGCAAAGTCTTTATCTCGAACCACGTTCCTTATGGCTCTTTCCTGATTGTTGATGAAGGTCAGCAAGTAGAGAAGGGCGATGAGCTTTGCAACTGGGACCCTTACAACGCTGTTATTCTTTCGGAGTTTGATGGTACTGTTCAATACGACGCTATCACGGAAGGTATCACCTACCGTGAGGAGTCGGATGAGCAGACGGGTCACCGCGAGAAGGTTATCATCGAGTCGAAAGCCAAGGATCAAAACCCATCGATCATCGTTAGAGCCGGTAAGAAAGGCGATACCGAAGGTCAGAAGGGCTACAGCATCCCGGTAGGCTCTCACCTTAACGTGGAGAATGGCGACAAGATCAAGGCTGGTCACATTCTAGCTAAGATTCCTCGCGCTATTGGCAAGACCCGCGACATCACGGGTGGTCTGCCCCGCGTGACGGAACTGTTCGAAGCTCGCAACCCCTCGAACCCGGCTGTTGTGTCGGAAATCGACGGTGTGGTAACGTACGGTACGGTGAAGCGTGGTAACCGTGAAATCTTCATTGAGTCGAAAGACGGCGTGAAGAAGAAGTACATGGTGCCGCTGTCCAAGCACATTCTGGTGCAGGATAACGACTTCATCCGGGCTGGCATGCCGCTCTCCGATGGTGCCATCACACCATCCGACATCCTGAGTATTCAGGGTCCGGGCGCGGTGCAGGAGTACCTCGTGAATGAGATTCAGGAAGTATACCGCTTGCAGGGGGTAAAAATCAACGATAAGCACATCGAGGTGGTAGTTCGCCAGATGATGCAGAAAGTGGTTATCCTCGACGCTGGCGACACTACTTTCCTCGAAAATCAGGTGATCGATAAGATCGTCTTCATGGAGGAGAACGATACTATCATCGACATGAAGGTAGTTACCGACGCCGGCGACTCTACGGAGTTGAAGCCTGGTCAGATTGTGAGTGCCCGCCGCCTGCGCGACGAGAACTCTAGCCTGAAGCGCCGCGACCTGAAACTGGTGGAAGTGCGCGACGCGCAGCCTTCCGTTTCGCGTCCGACTCTGCAAGGCATCACTCAAGCTTCGTTGGGTACGCAGAGCTTCATCTCAGCCGCTTCCTTCCAGGAGACGACTAAGGTGCTTAGCGAAGCGGCCATCCGTGGTAAAGCTGATGAACTGCTCGGCCTGAAAGAGAACGTAATTGTTGGTCACCTCATCCCGGCTGGTACCGGCCTGCGCGAGTACACGCGTCAGGTTGTGGGCTCGAAGGAAGAGATGGAAGCCGCCGCCGCTGCTCCCAAGGCTGACACTGAAACGAAGCGCCCTGCTCGCGCAAGCAAGCGTGAAGCTTCTATTCAGGAGTAG